The Fusobacterium periodonticum 1_1_41FAA genomic sequence TGGCAATTTTTAAAGAAGCTTCAGCAGTTCTCTTTCCATTTCTTGTTTGTAAGATAAATAATTTTGAATTTTCTATTGTAAATTCTATATCTTGCATATCTCTATTGTGTTTTTCTAGCTTTTTAGCAGTTTCTACTAATTGATTGTAAATATCAGGCATAGAATTTTGTAAAAGTTCTATATTATCTGGTGTTCTTATCCCTGCAACTATATCTTCTCCTTGTGCATTTAAAAGAACTTCACCAAATATTTTATCTTCTCCAGTAGAAGGATTTCTTGTAAATAGAACTCCTGTTCCTGATTTTTCATTAAAGTTACCGAAAACCATTTCTTGAATTACAACAGCAGTTCCCATATTATTGTCAATATTATGCAATTTTCTATATAATATTGCTCTATCATTATTCCAAGAATCGAAAATTGATTTTACAGCAATAAGTATTTGGTCTCTATAATTTTCAGGGAATATTTCCCCACATTCATCTCTATATATTTTTTTACTTTCTAGTATTTGAGCTTTGTAATTGGTTGCTTTTAAGTGTACGAATTTTCTTCTGTCTATTCCTTTTGCAATTTCAGAAAACATTTGTACAAATCTTAGATAAGAAGTATATACAAATTTTTCATCCTTAGTTATTTCTAGCATTTTTTCTGCTACATAGTCATTGAAACCTAAATTTAAAATAGTATCCATCATTCCAGGCATAGAAACAGGAGCTCCAGATCTAACTGAAACTAACAGAGGCTTTGGTGATTGAAATTTCTTACCTGTTTCATATTCTAAAACTCTTATATTTCTTAAAATCTCCTCTTCTAATACAGGAGAAAGCTTTTTATCGTTTTTAAAATATTCATTACAAGCAGTTGTAGATATAATTATTCCCTTAGGTATAGGTAAATCTATCTTAGCCATTTCAGCTAAATTAGCTCCCTTTCCACCTAGTAAAGCCATCATTTCTTTTCCACCATCTCTAAATTCATATACTTGTTTCATTTTGTAGCCTCCTAAATACTTTTATTTTTAAGCTCTTGATAAAATAATTTTGTTACATTCGTTTTTGTAAATCTACCAACAAGTGATAACTTTCCATTTTCTTTTCTAAGAACAGGTAAAGAGTCTATCTCATGTTTTATCAATTTTTCTATCGCTTCCATTATATTATCGTCTTCAAAACAGTGTACAATATTTGGCATTCTTGTCATTATCATACTGACAGGTGTCTTTTCTATATTTTTCTTATTCAATGTAGCTTTTAACAAATCTTTTCTGGAAATGATACCAACTAATTTCTCGTTTTCAACCACAACTAAAGTACCTAAATCATAGTTAAACAAATGTATAATAGCATCATAAACAGAAGTCTTTACATCTATTGAGTTCTGTGGACTCATACAGTCTTTAACTCTAATTATTGTACATTTATTGTTGTAACTATAACCTTTGTTTTGTTTAGATGTTACTAACTTCAGTGCTGTTAAAATTGAAAAATCTGTTCTCAGTGCAGATTTAGTAACATTTAAATTTTTAGCAATTTCATCTCCTGATAGTAATGATTTTTCTTTTAACATTTTAAGTATTTTCTTTTGTCTCTCTGTTAAAATCATCTAATCACTTCCTTATTAATGCTTATTATTTTAAAATTTAACATAAATAATACAAAAACACAAGTAATTTTAATTAATTAATGTACACTTATTTTTTATTGATTTATATCAGTCAATACTGTAGGAAAAATAGATTTTAAACTTTATATAATTAATAAAGAATTTATAATAAATTATAGACATATGAATTTAAATAAGATATAATTATTTGAATGATAAAATGGAGGTGTAAAATGAAACTTAGTATAAATATAAAAGGTCTATCCAGAAAAAAAGTTATTCATCAAGAAGAAATAGAAATATTAAATGAAATTTCAACTGCAAAAGATTTAATAAAAGAATTGGTAACAATTAATGTAGAAAAGTTTAATAAAAAAATAGATGACAAAGATATTTTATCTATTATGACTAATGAATACATTGCTGAAGCAGCAAGAAGTGGAAAAATTGGTGATGAAGTTCATGGAGATAAAAAAGCCAATTTAGAAAAAGCTTTAGATACTGCTTATCTAGCTTTTGAAGATGGACTATATTGTATCTTTGTAAATGATGAGCAAACTGAAAAGCTAGATGATAGTTTAAATCTAAAAGATGGAGATGTACTTACATTTATTAAGTTAACTATGCTTGCAGGTAGAATGTGGTAGGAGGAAAAATGTTAAGTTTCTCTGATTACAAATTCGAATTAGCTTATAAAATAAAAGAAGTTAATCAACTTTCTAAAAATATCACTAAAGATGAGAATAACATATTTATTATTGAAAAAACTATAGATGCAAAAAATATTTTCTCTAAAACTGCTGATGAACTTTTTGAGTTAGCTAAAAAATTAGATATTTTAATTACTGAAAATGCTGATTATGAATATATTAATATTTATACAAATCAAAAAGAAGTACTCAAGACTGGATTTTTCCCTATGCTTAATATGAAAAATCACTCTTCAGATGTAGATAAATTAGAAGAATATCCTTTAGCAGAACTTTGGAAAGAATTTTATGAAAATGAAATAAAAGATTTTTCTACACTTTATCAATTACATCTTCTTTATCAACCCTATAGAAAAACTGGTAAATTCTCAGATGTAATTAATGATATTTTAGGAATTGCTCCAACAACTATTATCAATAATATTGCCCAGCTTTTTGAAACTACATCTAGTAAAAATCCTAGAGCTAATATAATGGCAAAAATAATAGATTTACTTTATATGGAATATGAAGGAAAGAATAAGGAATACGTATTTGAAACTGCTAAAGCATTTGCTATAGCACTTCTTGATAGAAAGACTGAAGATTTAGTTGAGAAACTTTCAAAACCTTCTTTTCACTATGATAAGAAAATAGAATATACTACTCTTTTTTCTATTCCTTCAAAAGTTACTTTTAATTATTTATCTAATTATTATAATGAAAAAACATTTATAGAAAGTTTT encodes the following:
- a CDS encoding helix-turn-helix transcriptional regulator, translated to MILTERQKKILKMLKEKSLLSGDEIAKNLNVTKSALRTDFSILTALKLVTSKQNKGYSYNNKCTIIRVKDCMSPQNSIDVKTSVYDAIIHLFNYDLGTLVVVENEKLVGIISRKDLLKATLNKKNIEKTPVSMIMTRMPNIVHCFEDDNIMEAIEKLIKHEIDSLPVLRKENGKLSLVGRFTKTNVTKLFYQELKNKSI
- a CDS encoding DUF5724 domain-containing protein codes for the protein MLSFSDYKFELAYKIKEVNQLSKNITKDENNIFIIEKTIDAKNIFSKTADELFELAKKLDILITENADYEYINIYTNQKEVLKTGFFPMLNMKNHSSDVDKLEEYPLAELWKEFYENEIKDFSTLYQLHLLYQPYRKTGKFSDVINDILGIAPTTIINNIAQLFETTSSKNPRANIMAKIIDLLYMEYEGKNKEYVFETAKAFAIALLDRKTEDLVEKLSKPSFHYDKKIEYTTLFSIPSKVTFNYLSNYYNEKTFIESFILKLAIENKLSNYKHGEVFYSLIEIANSIELGLAPKELLIKNILSTSIENILDNLKIFYHLISGKKHDFYNDVDKMRETWNYDKAIKVLEKCVLEAVNSIVDSELKSEDSKTKYSKLITYIEKIEGIDYLIKILQALDNKKIARNKKETLNYLLKICYPSKEDNLKTFKEKIKNIDISKERLVEVAIYSPQWKKFIDDFLML